The genomic stretch GGGCGCCTGCTGGTGGACCTGCTTGAGCAGCTCGCCGCCCACGCTGCCCACGCCGGCCAGCAGCAGCTCCACGACTTCCGTGGTGCCGAAGCACCGACCGTGGACATGGGCCAGGGCGCGGGGGCCGTCCGTCTCCGCGATGACCGCGGAGATGCTGCGCTCGCTGGAACCCTGCGCGATGGCGGCGATGCTGCAACCCACGTCCGCCAGCGCGCTGAAGAAGGTGCCTGCCACGCCCACGCGGTGGCGCATGCCATCACCGACGATGCTGAGCACGGCGAGCCCGCGCTGCTGCTCGATGGTGTCCACCTTGCCCGCCGCGCGCTCCATCTCGAACGCGACTTCCAGGGACTGCACGGCGCGCTCCGCGTCCGCCTGCTGGACGCAGAAGCTGATGGAGCATTCGCTGGAGCCTTGGGTGATGAGCACCACGGAGATGTTGGCGTGGGCCATGGACTCGAAGACGCGGGCGGCGGTGCCCGGAACGCCCTTGAGTCCCGCGCCCGCCAGGTTCACCAGGGCGATGCCGGGAAGGAAGGAGAGGCCGCGCACCGGGTGCTCGGGCGGCGCGGCGTCGTCGGTGACGCGGGTGCCCGGGTGGTCGGGGCGGAAGCTGTTGCAGACACGCACGGGGATGCCACGCTCGCGCGCGGGCGCAATCGTCTTGGGGTGGAGCACCTTGGCGCCGAAGTAGGCCAGCTCCATGGCCTCCTCGAAGCTCACCTCGGGCAGCGGGAAGGCTTCTGGCACCAGCCGCGGGTCGGCGCTGAAGATGCCGTCCACGTCCGTCCAGATCTCCAGCAGCTCCGCGTCCAGCGCCGCCGCCGCCAGCGCCGCCGAATAATCCGAGCCACCCCGGCCCAGGCACATCGTCTTGCCCCGGGCGTCACCGCCGAAGAAGCCCGGCATCAGCATCAACCCGGGACCGCTGGCCTCGCGCAGCGGCGTGAAGCGCGCCCGGCTCTCCTCCTGGAGCGGTGTGGCCTGGAGCGGGTCCCCCGCGCAGAGGATGACGTCCCGTGGCTCCACGGCGTGCGGCTCCAGTCCGCGTGCGTGCATCAGCGCGCCCAGGATCAGGCACGAGGCGCGCTCGCCCAGGCCGGACAGGTGCGCGAGCACGGAGGGCGAACATTCCCGCAGCAGCCCCACGCCCTGCAGCAGCCCGCGCAGCTCCGAGGTCAGCGTGGAAAGTCCCTCTTCCAGCGAGCGCAGCCGTGTCTCCCCCAGCTCCGCCGCCAACTCGCGGATGATGCCGCGGTGGACGTCCTCGAAGCGGCCGTGGAGCGACTCCACCGGCTGACCTTCCTGGGCCGCGCGGGCCGCGTCCACCAGGAGGTTGGTGATGCCGGAGACGGCCGAGGCGACCATCATCACCCGCGTCTCCTTGCGCGCCGCCGCGGCCAGGTCCGCCACGCCGCGCATCCGCTCGGCGTTGCCCACGCTCGTCCCCCCGAATTTCATCACCCTCATGAGCGCACCTCCGCGTGGAAGGCAGCGAGGCGGGACGGCGGGTTCGGCGGCGTCGACTGCGGGGAGGGCTGCATGTCGGGGCTCCTGCGGCATGTGAAAACAAAAAAGCCCCGCGCCGGAGAGCGCGGGGCCGAGCTGGAAACCAAGGTGGTTCCGTCGCTAGACCACCCGCGCCCGGCGGGGAGTCGTCGTGGTCGTCGTCGTGGTGGTGGTCAGCACGGTCGTCAGGACACCCGCGCGGGCGAGGAACGTCGTTCCCTCGCGCTGCACATGCTGGCCGTTGACGCCGTTCATGAAGGGAAGGCTGGCCGAACTTGCCGCGGTAAGTCAAGCAAGGGACCCGGCAGGTCCATGCATGACGGGGACGGGCTCGCGGAGGTCAACGCGAGCCCTCCCCAGCGTTCAGCTTGCCAGGCGCATGACCACCTGGGTGAGGCCGTAGACCACCACCGCGGTCAGCGCCGCGGCGGGGATGGTGAACACCCAGGCCCAGATGATGCGGCCGGCGACGCCCCACTTCACCGCGCGCCAGCCCCGGGTGGCGCCCACGCCGACGATGGCGCCGGTGATGGTGTGCGTGGTGGACACGGGGATGCCCAGGTGGGCCAGCGCGATGATGGTGACGCCGCCGCCCGTCTCCGCGGCGAAGCCGCCGATGGGCGCCAACTTGGTGAGGCTGTGGCCCATGGTGCGGACGATGCGCCAGCCGCCGAAGAAGGTCCCCAGGGCGATGGCCGCGTGGCAGGAGATGATCATCCACCAGTCGATGTGGAACGGCCGGTCCTTCCAGATGGTGCCGAAGAGCACCACGGCGATGATGCCCATCACCTTCTGCGCGTCATTGGTGCCGTGGCTGTAGGAGAAGATGGCGGACGACACGAGCTGCAGCCGGCGGAACCACGAGTCCACCTTCAGCGGCGTCTGGCGGTGCACCGTCCACGTGCTCAACACCATCAGCCCGATGCCCAGCGTCATGCCGATGAGCGGCGACAGCACGATGAAGGCGGCGATCTTCGCGATGCCCGAGCCCACCAGGCCCGCGAAGCCGAGCACCGGCAGCGTGGCGCCAATCATGCCTCCGGCCAGCGCGTGCGACGACGAGGAGGGCAGGCCCCACCACCACGTCAGCAGGTTCCAGACGATGGCGCCCATGAGGGCGGAGAAGATGACGGCGAGCACCGCGCTGGGGCCCTGAGCCCGGAGCATCTCGAAGTTGATGATGCCCTTGCCCATGGTGTTGGCCACGTGGACGCCCCCGCCAAAGGCCGCCACGAAGTTGAAGAAGGCGGCCCAGGCCACGGCCAGGTTGGGGGAGAGCACTCGGGTGGAGACCACGGTGGCGATGGAGTTCGCCGCGTCGTGGAATCCATTGATGAAATCGAAGATGAGTGCGACCGCGACAATGAGGATGACGGCGGCGAGTAGCATTTAGCTGTGCTCCAGCACCACGCCTTCGATGACGTTCGCCACCGACTGGCACTTGTCGGTGGCGGTCTCAATGAAGTCGTAAATCTCCTTCCACTTGATGATGAGCAGCGTGTCCGCGCCGCTCTTGAAGAGCCGGCCGACACCCGCGCGCAGGGCCTCATCCGCCTGCGACTCCAGGCGCTTGATTTCCTTGCACCCGGCCAGGATCTGCTCCGGCTTCTTGATGAGCCGCAGCGCGGCCACCACTTCCTGCACCTTCTGCGTGGACAGCACCAGCAGGCGCGCCAGCTCCGTGGCGTCCGGCAGGCTGGCCGGGATTTCGTAGTAGTGCAGGCGGGCGGCGGCGGCGTTGGTCAAATCCAACACGTCGTCGATGCGGGAGAGCAGGGTGTGAATCTGCCCCCGGTCGAACGGGGTGATGAACTGCTGGTGCAGACGGTTGAAGGCGGTGTGGGTGACTTCGTCCCCACGGTGCTCCGCGTCCTTGAGTGCCTGGACCCGCGGTGCGACGTCGCGGTAGTCACTGAGCAACTCGTAGAGCATCTTCGCGCCTTCGACGGTGACGGCACATTGCGCATCGAAGTCGTCGAAGAACTCGTCCGACTTCGGCATCAGCTTCTCGAGCATCCGTCCCTCCAAGTCGCCTGGGGGCAGGCGACGCCGTTCTTGAGGGCGGTTGACATGTCTGTCACGCACCCTTGGCGCGCCCGTGACTACCCTATGTGGAGAGAATCTCCAGCCTTCCTTTCTGCTTGCCTGTGGCTCCCACCCTCGCTAGGGCGCGCCCGCTGGGGGCAGAGGGGGGAGCCAGGGCTTGCCGGCTTGCTCGTGACCCGGCCGCTCAGACGGCGATGACAATCTTCCCGAAGTGGGCGCCGGACTTCATGTAGCGCAGGGCCTCGCGCGCCTGCTCAAAGGGGAAGCTCCGGTCGATGACGGGCTTGAGGCGGTGCTGGGTGAGGAGCCGGTTCATGTCCTCGAACATGGCGCGGCTGCCCACGTAAGTCCGCTGGACGTCGAGCTTCTTTGGCTCCACCAGGGCGGGGTCCGGCCTGGCGAAGCCGCCGCTGAGCATGCCGATGAGGGAGATGTGGCCCCCGGGCTTCGTGGCCCGGACGGAGCGGGGGAAGGTCTCCTCGCCGGCCACCTCCAGGACGTGGTCCACGCCCTGGCCGTCCGTGAGCGCCAGCGCCTGCTCCTCCCAGTCCGGGTGCTTCTTGTAGTTGATGGTGCCATCCGCACCCAGCCTCCGGGCGTGCTCCAGCTTCGCGTCCTGGCTGGAGGTGATGAGGACGCGCGCCCCCAGCGCCTTGGCCAACTGGAGCGCGAAGACGGACACGCCGCCGGTGCCCTGCGCCAGCACCGTCTGGCCCGGCTGGAGCCGCCCTTCGGCGACCAGCGCGTTCCAGGCGGTGACGGCGGCGCACGGGAGGGTGGCGCCTTCCTCGAAGGACAGGTGGTCCGGGAGGAGGACGAGCCCCTCCGCGTCCACGACGACGTACTCCGCGAGCACGCCATCCACGCTGCCACCCAGGGCGTTCCGCGTCTTCTCCGGGGAGGGCGGGCCGTCCGTCCATGTCTGAAAGAAGGTGGGGGCCACGCGGTCACCCGGCGTCACACGTGAGACGCCGGGGCCCACGGCCACGACTTCTCCCGCGCCGTCCGACACGGGGATGAGGGAGGCAGGGCGCGGTCCGGGATAGCGGCCCAGGGCGATGTAGAGGTCCCGGTAGTTGAGGGACACCGCGCGGATCCGGACCAGCGCCTGGCCGTGGCCCGGCGTGGGCTCCGGCCGCTCCACCTGCACCCAGGCGTCGGCGCTCCCTGTCTGCTGCAGTTCGTAGGCTTTCATGCGGGCATGACTATCCACGGATCGTCAGGGCGGCCAGACAACCATGCGGGAAGGGCTCGCTGGCTGGGTGGATTTGCCCGGAGTGAAATGGTTCGCTGTGGGCGCCTGCCCGGTGGCCAGGGAAGAGGGGCGGCAAAGGGGTGGGCAGGGGCGGAAAACCCGGCTACATGCTGGTGGCAGGGGAGCGGCCCGCCGAACGGGACGCTCCGGCTGCTGCCCCGGGTTCTCGCATGATGCCGACTCATCCCATGCC from Myxococcus xanthus encodes the following:
- a CDS encoding zinc-dependent alcohol dehydrogenase family protein, which produces MKAYELQQTGSADAWVQVERPEPTPGHGQALVRIRAVSLNYRDLYIALGRYPGPRPASLIPVSDGAGEVVAVGPGVSRVTPGDRVAPTFFQTWTDGPPSPEKTRNALGGSVDGVLAEYVVVDAEGLVLLPDHLSFEEGATLPCAAVTAWNALVAEGRLQPGQTVLAQGTGGVSVFALQLAKALGARVLITSSQDAKLEHARRLGADGTINYKKHPDWEEQALALTDGQGVDHVLEVAGEETFPRSVRATKPGGHISLIGMLSGGFARPDPALVEPKKLDVQRTYVGSRAMFEDMNRLLTQHRLKPVIDRSFPFEQAREALRYMKSGAHFGKIVIAV
- the thrA gene encoding bifunctional aspartate kinase/homoserine dehydrogenase I is translated as MRVMKFGGTSVGNAERMRGVADLAAAARKETRVMMVASAVSGITNLLVDAARAAQEGQPVESLHGRFEDVHRGIIRELAAELGETRLRSLEEGLSTLTSELRGLLQGVGLLRECSPSVLAHLSGLGERASCLILGALMHARGLEPHAVEPRDVILCAGDPLQATPLQEESRARFTPLREASGPGLMLMPGFFGGDARGKTMCLGRGGSDYSAALAAAALDAELLEIWTDVDGIFSADPRLVPEAFPLPEVSFEEAMELAYFGAKVLHPKTIAPARERGIPVRVCNSFRPDHPGTRVTDDAAPPEHPVRGLSFLPGIALVNLAGAGLKGVPGTAARVFESMAHANISVVLITQGSSECSISFCVQQADAERAVQSLEVAFEMERAAGKVDTIEQQRGLAVLSIVGDGMRHRVGVAGTFFSALADVGCSIAAIAQGSSERSISAVIAETDGPRALAHVHGRCFGTTEVVELLLAGVGSVGGELLKQVHQQAPKLRAHGVDLRVCVIANSKRVVTASEGLPLEDWKQRLSASSDGAPLDAFRDWARAKRPGRPVFVDCTSSEDIALAYPSLMEAGLHVVTANKKANAGQWSHYRKLRETASRHQRRFLYETNVGAALPVIDTLKNMLRTGDRVLRVEGILSGSLSFILGLTEEGVPLSQAVGTAMEKRFTEPDPRDDLHGTDVARKVLILARELGRHVELEQVTLDSLLPSDFDATGPLDDFLARLPQVDAAFQRRVEALRAEGKVLRYVGSVTEDGCFVGLVPVPLTHPLAAVKGGENALSFTSERYSPTPLVIRGYGAGAAVTAAGVLADVLRLVDGPLP
- a CDS encoding inorganic phosphate transporter produces the protein MLLAAVILIVAVALIFDFINGFHDAANSIATVVSTRVLSPNLAVAWAAFFNFVAAFGGGVHVANTMGKGIINFEMLRAQGPSAVLAVIFSALMGAIVWNLLTWWWGLPSSSSHALAGGMIGATLPVLGFAGLVGSGIAKIAAFIVLSPLIGMTLGIGLMVLSTWTVHRQTPLKVDSWFRRLQLVSSAIFSYSHGTNDAQKVMGIIAVVLFGTIWKDRPFHIDWWMIISCHAAIALGTFFGGWRIVRTMGHSLTKLAPIGGFAAETGGGVTIIALAHLGIPVSTTHTITGAIVGVGATRGWRAVKWGVAGRIIWAWVFTIPAAALTAVVVYGLTQVVMRLAS
- a CDS encoding DUF47 domain-containing protein; this translates as MLEKLMPKSDEFFDDFDAQCAVTVEGAKMLYELLSDYRDVAPRVQALKDAEHRGDEVTHTAFNRLHQQFITPFDRGQIHTLLSRIDDVLDLTNAAAARLHYYEIPASLPDATELARLLVLSTQKVQEVVAALRLIKKPEQILAGCKEIKRLESQADEALRAGVGRLFKSGADTLLIIKWKEIYDFIETATDKCQSVANVIEGVVLEHS